A stretch of DNA from Epinephelus moara isolate mb unplaced genomic scaffold, YSFRI_EMoa_1.0 scaffold2383, whole genome shotgun sequence:
AAAAGACATGTATATGGAAAAGTGGCAAAAATACCAACAATACACAAACTGTGCTATCAGGGAGCAGATCTTGAGGGTGAAGGCGGAAGAGGACAAGATCCCTCTCCTGCTGGTAGGGAACAAGTCGGACCTGGAGGAGCGCAGGCAGGTATCTGTGGAAGAGGCCCGGGGGAAAGCTGAGGAGTGGGGCGTCCAGTACGTCGAAACATCAGCCAAAACCAGAGCCAACGTTGACAAGGTGAgtccacacacattcacacatactgtaaat
This window harbors:
- the LOC126387147 gene encoding ras-related protein Ral-B-like, producing the protein MYMEKWQKYQQYTNCAIREQILRVKAEEDKIPLLLVGNKSDLEERRQVSVEEARGKAEEWGVQYVETSAKTRANVDKVFFDLMREVRGKKMSENKDKNGKAKNKKNKKSFRERCCLL